Proteins encoded in a region of the Campylobacter geochelonis genome:
- a CDS encoding helix-turn-helix transcriptional regulator, whose amino-acid sequence MLNLPEITTEEENNGFFDLVSSNIKKIRQEKGLSQLETALSIGQASSGFYANMENNAHGKHFNLLHLFKLSKLFECDINEFFKQNT is encoded by the coding sequence ATGCTAAATTTACCAGAAATTACAACAGAAGAAGAAAATAATGGTTTTTTTGATTTAGTTTCAAGCAATATTAAAAAAATAAGACAAGAAAAAGGTTTAAGCCAACTTGAAACCGCTCTTAGTATCGGGCAAGCTTCAAGTGGATTTTATGCGAATATGGAGAACAATGCTCACGGTAAACATTTCAATCTTCTTCATCTTTTCAAATTATCAAAGCTTTTTGAGTGTGATATAAATGAATTTTTTAAACAAAACACATAA
- the cmoB gene encoding tRNA 5-methoxyuridine(34)/uridine 5-oxyacetic acid(34) synthase CmoB — translation MNLDLVREENLKALEFKDNKEILSLLQVLPEFKAKVELGDVVKISKNRESIFDKNSLNDNAKFSEFQEQIYKTAKALMPWRKGPFEVFETFIDSEWQSFIKFNILKPHLNLDGKIVADVGCNNCYYLFKMVEMGASKLVGFDPSVRTYLQFLFLDKFIQSGIKYELLGVEHLPFYEHKFDTIFCLGVIYHRSDPVRMLKELKASLNKGGEVILDTMYIEMDGEFALTPKNSYAKMSNVYFIPSVKALQNWCERAKFKDFEVLATKETDLNEQRKTQWIQGFSLGDFLDPNDKSKTVEGYPAPKRVYVRIKA, via the coding sequence ATGAATTTAGACCTTGTTAGAGAAGAAAATTTAAAAGCACTTGAATTTAAAGATAATAAAGAAATTTTAAGCTTACTTCAAGTTTTACCAGAGTTTAAAGCCAAAGTCGAGCTTGGCGATGTGGTGAAAATTTCAAAAAACCGCGAGAGTATTTTTGATAAAAACAGCTTAAATGATAATGCTAAATTTAGCGAATTTCAAGAGCAAATTTACAAAACCGCAAAAGCTTTAATGCCGTGGAGAAAAGGTCCTTTTGAGGTTTTTGAGACGTTTATCGATAGCGAGTGGCAAAGTTTTATTAAATTCAATATCTTAAAACCACATCTAAATTTAGATGGCAAAATCGTCGCTGATGTAGGGTGTAACAACTGCTACTATCTGTTTAAAATGGTTGAAATGGGGGCAAGTAAATTAGTCGGATTTGATCCTTCTGTGCGAACATATTTGCAGTTTCTTTTCCTTGATAAATTTATCCAAAGCGGCATAAAATACGAGCTTTTAGGCGTGGAACATCTGCCGTTTTATGAGCATAAATTTGATACTATTTTTTGCCTTGGAGTGATTTATCACAGAAGCGATCCTGTGCGAATGCTAAAAGAACTCAAAGCTTCACTAAATAAAGGCGGCGAAGTTATCCTTGATACGATGTATATCGAAATGGATGGCGAGTTTGCACTCACGCCAAAAAACAGCTATGCAAAGATGAGTAATGTCTACTTTATACCTTCAGTTAAAGCGCTTCAAAACTGGTGCGAAAGAGCTAAATTCAAAGATTTTGAAGTGCTAGCGACAAAGGAAACAGATCTAAACGAGCAGCGAAAAACACAGTGGATACAAGGCTTTAGCTTGGGCGATTTTTTAGATCCAAACGATAAAAGCAAAACAGTCGAGGGATATCCTGCACCAAAGCGAGTTTATGTGCGGATAAAGGCTTGA
- a CDS encoding MBL fold metallo-hydrolase, protein MEIIKKAFGSVVTNCYIVKTDAGELVIDPGEGSYGWIKQNTSNILAVLNTHAHYDHVFDDGLLQADGLKVYIHKDDDFMLNSTQHGLLPTPCKADVLASDGDEFKFGASDEVSVKFHHFAGHTPGCCMLEIGGVMFSGDFLFNGSIGRYDFPFSSAVEMKKSLLKALKIEENFTLYPGHGVSTTLFNERETMEYFLRYL, encoded by the coding sequence ATGGAAATTATAAAAAAAGCTTTTGGCAGTGTTGTAACAAACTGCTATATCGTAAAAACCGATGCTGGCGAGCTTGTAATCGACCCTGGTGAGGGAAGTTATGGTTGGATTAAGCAAAACACTTCAAACATACTAGCTGTGTTAAACACACACGCGCACTATGATCATGTTTTTGATGATGGGCTTTTGCAAGCTGATGGGCTTAAGGTTTATATACATAAAGATGATGACTTTATGCTTAACAGCACGCAACATGGGCTTTTGCCAACTCCTTGCAAGGCTGATGTTTTAGCAAGTGATGGCGATGAGTTTAAATTCGGTGCAAGCGATGAGGTTAGCGTGAAATTTCACCACTTTGCTGGTCACACTCCAGGATGCTGTATGCTTGAAATCGGTGGCGTGATGTTTAGCGGGGATTTTTTGTTTAACGGCTCAATAGGAAGATATGACTTTCCGTTTTCTAGTGCAGTTGAGATGAAAAAAAGCCTTTTAAAAGCTTTAAAAATAGAAGAAAATTTCACTCTTTATCCAGGACATGGCGTTTCTACAACTCTTTTTAACGAGCGAGAAACGATGGAGTATTTTTTAAGGTATCTGTAG